Part of the Natrinema caseinilyticum genome is shown below.
GGTTCAGTCGCACTTCGCCACGTGAACGGCTCCGTTCGTCGAACGCTCGCGATTTCGTAATTACTACACAATAATCAGTCATGTTTACATCGAAACGCTATTCAGAAAGTAAAGATACGTGGGAGTGAAGACAGATGCTGAGACCACCAAATCGTATTCGTCTGACATTCTTGGATCGGAACGGCCGCTGGGGAAGCAGTGTACCGGGGGAACTATCCGACCGTGGTGGGGCAAACGTCGTCCCGTTCACCGAGACAGCTGTACAAACCAGTAGCAGGGCCGGAACCGCTCGAGCGTCGAGCACTCGAGGCCTGGACGACTGATGTGGCCGTGGGGCCATCTCGCAGCCGGGTATCTCCTCTATTCGATTTCGATCCGCGCCTTGCTTCGTCGGCCGCCGAGCGACCGAGCCGCGATTACGCTCGCCGTCGCGACGCAGGTCCCGGACCTCGTCGATAAGCCGCTCGCGTGGATGCTGGCGATCGTTCCAGGGCGCTCGCTTGGTCACTCGTTCTTTTTCGTCGGCCCGCTGGTACTGATCGGCATGCTGGTCGCCGGCAGATACGGCCGACCGCAGGCTGGGGCCGCCTGGGCAATCGGTCTTCTCTCGCATCTCTTTACCGACGTGTTCTCTCCGCTAGCGATCCTCCAGATGGACGTCTCGCTCGGCTTCCTGTTCTGGCCCCTCATTCCGGTCCCGATGAGCACCCACGGCGGGTTTTTCGAGACGATACTGTTCTATCTGAACGCGTCGATATCGCTCTTGTTCACGCCGATTGGGGTCCTCTTTGCACTCTCTCAGGTCATTCCGCTCACTGTCATGCTGACCGTCTGGGTGTACGACGGCTGTCCCGGCCTGAGGCTTCTCACTGCGCGGGTCTCCGGCGCGCAGTCGGGGTAACCGGACCCGGTCTCTCCGACAGGGATTTACATTCGATGCGGCGAACGGCGGTACGAGCCTCCTCGAACTAGCCACCGAAACTATGCGTTTCGCGTCAGTGGTGGGTAGCAGAGACCGACCATGTCCCCCGAGCCGCCGACTCCACCGACCGAGCTTCCGACCGACGTCGTCGAGAGGCTCGACGACTACTCGCCCGAGCGGCTCCGCACGCTCGCCAGGTACGCGGAGACGCTCGCCGAATACCGAGCGCGTAACGCCCGCATCGCCGAGGGAGCCGACGGAGACGAGATCGAGGATCGCCCCGAGGATCTCCCGGACGGCGTTCCGTCGAAGGCGACGATTACGATAAAAGAGATCAACGAGAATCGCTACTACTACTGGCAGTGGCGAGACGGCGACGAGATCAAGTCGAAGTACAAGGGGCCGGTCGACTCGAGCGGGTAGTTCCGATATCGATCGATACCCCGGAATCCCGAGTTCGCCGTCGGAACCGACGAGCCAATACTCGCAGTCGGTGATGCGGGGACGAGTCTCGTCTCTGTCCGACGGTTCTCGCCCGTCTACTCGTCGCGGCGCGAATGCGCCTCGACGCCGTGTCGAGACAGCCCATCTCGAGTGCACCTCTCGAATGAGCGTCCGTGAAAGTGGCGCCTGTCGATCCGTCGGTCGCTTTCGAAGCGACTTCGGTGTTTCCGTCTCTGCCCGCCTTTGATGTGGTTTGCAGGTGGCAGTGAACTATGCGTCACGTCGAGATTTCCCTCCGTTCGGATTCGCGCGACCCGATCCTGGAAGTACTCGAGGCGAAATCGATCGACTATACCGTCGTTTCGGCCGACGAGGACAGCGAGTACGCGGCCCTCGTGACGTTTACCCTCCCGAAAAACGCAGTCGAGACCGTTCTCGATGAACTCCGTGATGCGGGCCTCGACGAGGAGGATCACACCGTCATCGTCACCGCGGACATGGTTATCTCGCGCCGATTCGGTGATTTCAAGGAGGGATTCGAGAACCGCGTTCTGGGAGACGAGCGCCTCGATCGCCGCGAACTCTATGCCGACGCGGACGCCCTCATTCCGACGATTCCGGTGTACGTTACCATGACGTTGCTCAGTTCGATCGTCGCGACGGCCGGGTTGTTGCTCGATTCGCCCGCCGTCGTCGTCGGTTCGATGGTCATCGCGCCGCTGATCGGACCCGCTCTCGCGGCCAGCGTCGGAACCGTCCTCGACGAAACCGAACTCTTCTTGACGGGAATCAAGTATCAAGCGCTGGGTATCGGCGTCGCGGTCGTCGGTGCCACGGCGTTCGCCTGGCTCGCGAAATCGCTGTTTCTCGTTCCCCCGGGCGTCAACGTGGTGGAAATCGAGGAGGTCGGAAAGCGGTTCCTTCCGGATCTCCTGTCGCTGTTCGTCGCGTTCGGCGCGGGAATCGCGGGCGTTCTCAGCCTCGCGACCGGACTGTCCACCGCACTGGTCGGCGTGATGATCGCGGCCGCACTGATTCCGCCAGCGGCAGCGACAGGCATCGCGATCGCCTGGGGAATCCCGACCGCCGCGGTCGGTTCGATCGTCCTCGTCTTCGTAAATTTCCTCGGCATCAATATCACCGGTCTGCTCGCGCTCTGGAGTATCGGATACCGTCCCGAGGTCTGGGGCGAGGCGGGACGGACTCGCCTGAAAGTCCGCCGACACATCGTCGTGTTTGCGGTCGCTACGATCGTCCTGTCGACGTTTCTGGTCGGCGTGACGTGGGCATCCTACGAACGTGCGACCCTCGAAAACGACATTTCGGCGGAGGCGGAAACGGTGCTCGAGTCGCCGGCTTACCGGACCGTCTACCTCCTCGATGTCGAACTGTTTCTCGAGCAAGGCGTTCCGTTCGAACCCGCGGCGGTACTCGAAGAAGGTGACGGGTTCGACGGGCCCCAACGCGTCGTCATCTCGGTGGAACAACCGGTCGGGGATTCGAATCCGGACCTGGCTTCGGCGTTGAGCGAGAAAATCAATCGCGGACGGGGGGCCGAGATAACGGTCCACGTCAGGTTCACCGAGTACGACACGGCCTGAGGGGCGGCCCTGTCACAGGTAGTGGTCGATTCGTGAACGGAGGTGGACAGTCGGGTGATTCGACCGACTCTCTTACACTGTCCGACGTCTTCCGGTACGACGTCCGGTCTCCACTCTCACCGCCACTGCGCAGGTCCGTCGGAGACGCTGCACTTCCCAAACCGGAAAACAAATTTTAGGATGGCCTAAATATTGTTAGAGAATTAGAAATACTTTTCCGGACTTAGAACCAACACGGTGTATGGCCTTACTGGAAAACCTCGTGCTCGTATTCGTCGCTGGTCTGCTCACGGCGGTAGCGACCGGCATCGGAGCGCTTCCGTTCTTCTTCGTCGACGACTTCAGCGACCGTTGGAACGTCGGGCTGTGGGGGGTGGCGTCGGGGATCATGGTGACCGTGTCGGTATTCGGCCTGGTCAACGAGGGGCTGGCCTCCGCTTCGAGTGGCTTCCCGACCCTGTTGGTCGGCGGTCTGCTCGCGGGCGTCGTGCTGGTCGAAGTCTCCGACAGGGTGCTCGACAGATTCGATTTCGGTACCGACGATGCGTCCCACCACGCCGGAGAACCGGACACCGACGGGGGAGTCCCGATCGATAATCCGGGCCACGATCACGACGAAATCGCGCTCGAGGCGAAAGCGTTCGCCGAGGGCGACCTGAAGAAACTCGTGCTCATCCTCGGCATCCTCACGGTTCACAGTTTCCCCGAGGGCGTGGCGGTCGGCGTCTCGTTCGCCAGGCTGGGGCTCGACGGGGGCGTGCCCGTACTCGGGTTCGCGGTTCCGTTACTCGCGGTGTTCATGACCGTCGCCATCGCCATTCACAACGTCCCCGAGGGAACCGCGATCGCCATTCCGATGCGAGCGATGGGGCTGTCGAACTGGCGGATGGTCGGTGCGGCGATCTTCTCCAGTCTCCCTCAGCCGATCGGGGCGGTCATCGCGTTCGTGTTCGTCTCGTGGGCCGAGTCGTTCCTCCCGTTCGGCTACGGGTTCGCCGCCGGCGCGATGGTCTATCTGGTCGCGACGGAGTTTATCCCCGAAGCGCTCGAGACCGGCGCCGAACTCCCGACCCACGGCCACCGAGAGTTACTGGTCGGGTTCGCCGTCGGCGTTCTTTCGATGCTACCTATCGTCTACGTGTGAATCGTGACTAGGACGTCGTCGTAGCGCCACTCGCCGTACTCGGACGACGCCCGTCGTTCGGCCGGAGTATTGGGATTGTAGCGGCTGATCGATCATCGACGGCCGGTACCGATCGAACTTCGTGCTGCAGTGGCGTTGTTCGCGGGTTACAGAAGATCAAGGAGAAAGCCCACGTCTTCAGTCGTGGGTGCAGTCAGGAGCTGCCAGAACCCCTGAACGCGTCTTCCGATCGTCGAGGGCACCCACTCGGGGCGCTCGTCGGCGGCAGGTGCGGATACTCGAAGACGGAGGTCCCGCCATCACCAGACACCGTCGCGAACCGTGACGTGATCGGGGTTGGAGGGGCCGCTCGAGCGCCTCCGAGGATCGGAGTACCCTGTGACGAGATACACGGGGTGTTCTCCGCGAGACGGTGCGGCCGATCGTGTCCGTCGAAAACGGTGCCGTGGCATCCCCTTCGGCGAACGGGAACGGGCCGACTCACGGCATCGTGAGTCGAACGCCCCCGGGTCGGCACTCCCATCCGTGCGCTCGAACGGTCAGTTCGGTGCCGTCGTCCGGAGCCGCACCTCGATACCGTCCGCGTCGGTAACCGCGAGGCCGTCGTCCGTCTCGGTCGCCGCAACTCCGCGGGCCGCTATCCGCTCTCGAACTGCGTCGAGTGCATCCCGGTCCGGCACGACGATCTCGAACCACGACAGCCCTCGTCCCTCGACCGGTGTCGTCCGGTCGTGCCACGTGTTCGCGCCGAGGTGATGGTGATATCCGCCCGCCGAAACGAAGCACGCGTCCGGGACGGTCGTTTGCACCTCGAACCCGAGGACGTCCACGTAGAATTCCCTGAACGCCTCCAGCGAGGTGACCTCGAGATGGACGTGACCGACATCCGTTCCGGTGGGTGCTCGGTCGGCACCCGTGGCAGCGGCTTCGATGCTGGCGAGATCGAGCGGCTCGGTGCCGATTCGAACGGTTCCGTCGTCGGCGATGGGCCATTCGTCGCGGGGGAAATCGCGGTACATCTCGACGCCGTTCCCTTCGGGGTCCCTGAAATAGAGCGCCTCGCTGACCAGATGATCGGAGGCTCCACTGAGTCGCCAGCCGTCCCGAATCCGAGCGAGCGAATCACCGAGTGCCTCGCGGGAGGGCACTCTGAAGGCGTTGTGGTAGAGGCCGGCCCCTGATCTCTGTCGCTCGAGTGCGTCTCCGGCTCCGTCCAGGACGAGGAGCGGTGTTCCGGCGACCCCGAGAACCGAGCCGGTCTCGGATCGGTGTCGCACACTGAGACCAACGACGTCTCGGTAGAACTCGGTCATCTCCTCGACGTCGGTGACACGGAGCGCAGTCCGGCCGATGTGCGTTCCTCGCGGAAGCGCGTTCGTGTTCGTGTTCGATGGCGTGGTCATTTTGGATGGTCTGGAACGACCCGTCTCGGAATTTCCGCGGTAGTAAACGACTGATGAACGTCGTCGACGAACCGGTCGGTCATATACAGGTCCGCGTCACCGGCGGCACCGGCCACGAGCACCGTCGATCGTCGTGGTTTCATTACGTTACGTAGTTCGCTCCCAAACCCATATATAGTTCAAGTGACATCGATGTGACCAGGTTATGATGGCCCAACCACCGGCCGACAGCGATCAGGACTCCGATATCGTGGCCGAAGGTCTGCGATGCCTACCGGAACGCGAGAGTAATTGGCGTCCCGCTCGAACGTCCCAGGTCTGCAAGTCGCGCCCCTCGTATCGTCGAGTCCAGGCTCGGCCACAACGTGTTCAAACGTTGTACAGACCACTCAAGCGTTCTGAGGACGCCGTACACGGCGGGACCGTAGCGAGTAGCGTACGTTTTCGCCCTTTTATCGTGGTAGATCATCCACGTAATAAACTTACAGTGACCGATTTAGAGGATGAATGCAGTAATCCGACGCCGTTTCTTCCAGCCGATTCGTGCTGAATCAGTCGATCAGTAGACCTGCAAACTTATCGGCAATTATCGATCAGAAGCCATTTATTCGCACCCAGTCACGGAATTACATGAACCGACGGCAGTATCTCGCTTCAACTGGATTGATTGCTATACCCGTAGCTGGGTGTACCACGGTTGGGGGTGAGACGCAACTCATAGCCGGAGACGTAATCGAGGACGGCGGAAGTGTCATACTGCCGTTTAGCGAGAACGGCGAAGACGTGTTGAGAATCCAGTTTCAAAAACAGATCACCGCCGACGAGAAGCGTGAGTACTATCCGTTCCTGTGGTTTCGTGGCAACCAGACGGAGTGCGACTCGACGCACTCCAACTCAAGTTTCGCTCTCCACCTCACACTGCGGGCTTCTCACCGGCTGGAATCTCTCTTCGGGAAGGTGCTCACGCACACGAGGCGACACTCTCTCGGGACAGTGACGACCCATCGACGACCATTCTTGACATGTCCGATACTACCGACATCGGACACGGCAGCGTGAGGGTAGATTTTCTTCTTACTATCGATCACGAACGAGACCCTCAAGAACTGTGGATAGGAACCGAGGCCACGCTTTCGACTGATGCGTTTTGGGGAGCTGACTATCGTGCAACTGGTGACTTTGCTGTCGAGTTTCCATAGTGGACTACGGAAAAGGGCCGTTCATCACTGCACACAAATCGCACCCTCTGACCGTTCGATACCTGCACTTCCTGTACTGATCGATCATCACTTTGGCAGATCGAACCAGATCTGGTGCTATACTCGCACGCTGTATTCATCGCTGCGGTTCAGCGCGAGTCGGATTCGTCATCCGTCGCTGGTGGCCGCCGGGATAACTCGTCGAATCGCCGTCGTGCCTCCGTCGCTCGGTCGCTCGTCTCCCGGCTCTCGTACGTAATCTGGACCGGGTCCCCGTCCTCGAGTTCGACGCGCAACACGGCATCGACGTGCCGTCCGCTCTCGGGGAGTCGGTCTTCGGTGACCACCAGTTCGCCGACCGTTTCGCCGTCGTCTTCGAGCAACACCACCGCGAGGTCGTCCTCGAACCGGTCCACGACCGCCGTGTAGGTTCCGTCGCACGTCATCGGTAGTCCTCCTGAAGCACGATAGTTCCGCTATCGTCGCGGACGATAATAACGTCTCCGGCGTTGTTCCAGACTGCGCCGTCGGCGCCCCAGTGGAGGTCGCTCGAGGAGTCCGTCCCGCTGCCGGTGTGTAGCGTCACCCGCGCACCCGAATCGAGCGCGAATCCGCTCGGGAACGCGTAGGCGTGACCCGCCTCGTCGGCCACCGACCAGCCGGTGAGATCGAGCGGTTCGGAACCCGTATTTTCGAACACGACGTACTCGTCGTTCAGATTGACGGTGTCGTCCCCCGAGGCGTCCTCGTGAATCGCGCTGATCGATAGCGCGCTCCCTTCTCCCGTCGGGTCGGTCGTCGTTGCGCCGTCGGCGACGGTCGTCGTTGTCGCCGATCCGCCCACCGGAACGATCGCGCGGACCTGCATCGGCTCGTCGGAATCCGGTTCGATGGGCTCCCCGTCTCGAAGTGCGAGCGGTGCAGTCGGGGCGTCGCGTTGGGTCGCGACCGTGATCGCCGACCCGTTGCTCGTCAGCGCGACGTCTCCGTGGGTCGCCGTCCAGTACGTCCGGATCGACCGCCGAGAAAACCGCCGAAGAACCTCCTCGTGGGGGTGGCCGTACTGGGACTCGTACGCGCTCGAGATGACGGCGATGCGCGGCTCGGTGACGTCCAAAAACTCGCTCCCGGAACTCGATTCGCTCCCGTGATGGCCCGCTCTCACGACGGTCGCGTTCAGCCCGGACCCGTATTCGTCGACGAGGTACCGCTCACTGGCTGTTTCTCCGTCTCCTGGCAGCAGGAAGCTCGAGCGGCCGAAGCCGAGTCGAACGATGATACTGTTCTCGTTCCGATCGCCGCTCGCGAGATACGCTGCAGGTGGCGCGAGCACGTCGATCTCGACGCCCTCGAGCGGGATCCGGTCCCCGGCTCGCGTCTCGTACAGCGTCACGTCGTGTTCGTCGATGGCGTTCAGGTAGTCGCCGTACGTGTGCGAACTCGACGTGATCCCGGGATCGTACACCGCTCCGATTCCCTCGCCTCGCGTCTCGAAGTAGTCGATGACGGCCTCGTGGCCGCCGATGTGATCCGCGTCGGCGTGCGTCGTCACGAGGTAGTCGATCCGTTCGATGTCGTGGTCTCTGAGATACGCGAGAACGTGTTCGCCGTCGTCGGACCAGTCACCCGAATCGATGAGCATTGTCTCGTTCGTCGGCCCGACGACCAGCGTACTCGTCCCCTGGCCCACGTTGATAAAATGGACGGAGAGCGTTCCGTTCGGACTCTCGATCGGTCTGTCAGGGGTCTCGTCCGACGGATCGGCCGTCGTCCCCCTCGGCGCGTCCTCAGTGACGAGAGCGCCACACCCCGCGAGGACGATGAATCCCGTCACGACTACCACGGCCAGAATACGATTCCCCATCATGGGGCCACCGAGGAGATACGTTTGGATAGATGTATCGGATTCCAGATAAACCTGATTTGGCTCCTTAGGCCTCTAAAATGACATGAGATAACAAAATATAATTTACTATGTATTTAAATTTATAAAAATTTACAAGTAATATACGCGACTGATCCCTCTCCGGTCTCCGTTCACTCACGGTGCCGTGGCAGCGTCGACTACTCGACTCTCGAGTACTCGCCGTGCCCGGGTTGAGCGTTCGTCTCGAGCGAAGGCCGACGGCGGACGAGTGACCGGGCCGACCGACGCCTACCGGACGAGACTCGAGATCACCAGGTCGAAGAGAAGATCACGGACCATCGGATACTGATCGGTTCCGAACTCGTCCCGATGCAGCGGGAGAGAGGACACGTAGATCAGCGACTGGGCGATAAGTTCTGCATCCGCGTCGATGAGCAGGCCTCGTCGCTGCCAGTCTTTGAGTTGGGGAATCAGAACCGACCGTTTCTCGAGTCGCGTCGATCGTAGCGTGCTCTGATCGAGTTCGTCTCGGAGGTGGTCGCGCTCGTCGCGTTCGATCGTTCCTCGGAACAGGGGATTCGACGCGATGGAGTCGCTGGCGATCTCGAGGAACCGCCGGAGTCCCGTCTCGGGGTCGTCTTCGTGATCGCGAAGGGCCTCGCGGAGGTCTTCGTATACCGTCTCCGCTTCTCGTTGGAGGATCGTCGCGAGAAGGTCTTCTTTCGAGTCGAAAAACGAGTAGAACGTTCCCGCGGCGATGTCGGCACCGTCGGTCAGCTCCGCGATACTCGTTTTCTCGAGTCCCTGGGCTCCGAACCGTTCCCTTCCCGTTCGAAGGAGCGACTGACGAATCTCGCGACGCCGGTCATCGGTGAATTTTGGCATGAATCGTCCCTCGGTATCGTGGTCTCGTCGGCCCGGACATCGTATGCGGCGCCGGCTCCTCTCTATATGAACTGATTTATATC
Proteins encoded:
- a CDS encoding metal-dependent hydrolase — translated: MWPWGHLAAGYLLYSISIRALLRRPPSDRAAITLAVATQVPDLVDKPLAWMLAIVPGRSLGHSFFFVGPLVLIGMLVAGRYGRPQAGAAWAIGLLSHLFTDVFSPLAILQMDVSLGFLFWPLIPVPMSTHGGFFETILFYLNASISLLFTPIGVLFALSQVIPLTVMLTVWVYDGCPGLRLLTARVSGAQSG
- a CDS encoding TIGR00341 family protein codes for the protein MRHVEISLRSDSRDPILEVLEAKSIDYTVVSADEDSEYAALVTFTLPKNAVETVLDELRDAGLDEEDHTVIVTADMVISRRFGDFKEGFENRVLGDERLDRRELYADADALIPTIPVYVTMTLLSSIVATAGLLLDSPAVVVGSMVIAPLIGPALAASVGTVLDETELFLTGIKYQALGIGVAVVGATAFAWLAKSLFLVPPGVNVVEIEEVGKRFLPDLLSLFVAFGAGIAGVLSLATGLSTALVGVMIAAALIPPAAATGIAIAWGIPTAAVGSIVLVFVNFLGINITGLLALWSIGYRPEVWGEAGRTRLKVRRHIVVFAVATIVLSTFLVGVTWASYERATLENDISAEAETVLESPAYRTVYLLDVELFLEQGVPFEPAAVLEEGDGFDGPQRVVISVEQPVGDSNPDLASALSEKINRGRGAEITVHVRFTEYDTA
- a CDS encoding ZIP family metal transporter, giving the protein MALLENLVLVFVAGLLTAVATGIGALPFFFVDDFSDRWNVGLWGVASGIMVTVSVFGLVNEGLASASSGFPTLLVGGLLAGVVLVEVSDRVLDRFDFGTDDASHHAGEPDTDGGVPIDNPGHDHDEIALEAKAFAEGDLKKLVLILGILTVHSFPEGVAVGVSFARLGLDGGVPVLGFAVPLLAVFMTVAIAIHNVPEGTAIAIPMRAMGLSNWRMVGAAIFSSLPQPIGAVIAFVFVSWAESFLPFGYGFAAGAMVYLVATEFIPEALETGAELPTHGHRELLVGFAVGVLSMLPIVYV
- a CDS encoding VOC family protein, with amino-acid sequence MTTPSNTNTNALPRGTHIGRTALRVTDVEEMTEFYRDVVGLSVRHRSETGSVLGVAGTPLLVLDGAGDALERQRSGAGLYHNAFRVPSREALGDSLARIRDGWRLSGASDHLVSEALYFRDPEGNGVEMYRDFPRDEWPIADDGTVRIGTEPLDLASIEAAATGADRAPTGTDVGHVHLEVTSLEAFREFYVDVLGFEVQTTVPDACFVSAGGYHHHLGANTWHDRTTPVEGRGLSWFEIVVPDRDALDAVRERIAARGVAATETDDGLAVTDADGIEVRLRTTAPN
- a CDS encoding DUF3006 domain-containing protein; the protein is MTCDGTYTAVVDRFEDDLAVVLLEDDGETVGELVVTEDRLPESGRHVDAVLRVELEDGDPVQITYESRETSDRATEARRRFDELSRRPPATDDESDSR
- a CDS encoding lamin tail domain-containing protein, whose protein sequence is MMGNRILAVVVVTGFIVLAGCGALVTEDAPRGTTADPSDETPDRPIESPNGTLSVHFINVGQGTSTLVVGPTNETMLIDSGDWSDDGEHVLAYLRDHDIERIDYLVTTHADADHIGGHEAVIDYFETRGEGIGAVYDPGITSSSHTYGDYLNAIDEHDVTLYETRAGDRIPLEGVEIDVLAPPAAYLASGDRNENSIIVRLGFGRSSFLLPGDGETASERYLVDEYGSGLNATVVRAGHHGSESSSGSEFLDVTEPRIAVISSAYESQYGHPHEEVLRRFSRRSIRTYWTATHGDVALTSNGSAITVATQRDAPTAPLALRDGEPIEPDSDEPMQVRAIVPVGGSATTTTVADGATTTDPTGEGSALSISAIHEDASGDDTVNLNDEYVVFENTGSEPLDLTGWSVADEAGHAYAFPSGFALDSGARVTLHTGSGTDSSSDLHWGADGAVWNNAGDVIIVRDDSGTIVLQEDYR
- a CDS encoding TetR/AcrR family transcriptional regulator, encoding MPKFTDDRRREIRQSLLRTGRERFGAQGLEKTSIAELTDGADIAAGTFYSFFDSKEDLLATILQREAETVYEDLREALRDHEDDPETGLRRFLEIASDSIASNPLFRGTIERDERDHLRDELDQSTLRSTRLEKRSVLIPQLKDWQRRGLLIDADAELIAQSLIYVSSLPLHRDEFGTDQYPMVRDLLFDLVISSLVR